One Williamsia phyllosphaerae DNA segment encodes these proteins:
- the serS gene encoding serine--tRNA ligase has protein sequence MIDLKILRDDPDLVRTSQRKRGEDPGLVDTLLDADTSRRAAIAEADALRSEQKTLGKQVGKASADERPALLAQGKELADRVKAASSTEADAQAAMTAAHRAIGNIVADPAPAGGEDDYVVLEHVGEPTEIADPKDHLEIGESLGLLDMERGAKVSGSRFYFLTGNGALLQLALLQLAARLATANGFTMMIPPVLVRPEVMEGTGFLGAHSAEIYHLPDDDLYLVGTSEVPMAGYHMNEILDLSSGPKRYAGWSSCFRREAGSYGKDTRGIIRVHQFDKVEGFVYCKPEDAEAEHQKLLGWQKEMLAAIDVPYRVIDTAGGDLGSSAARKFDCEAWVPTQNTYRELTSTSNCTTYQARRLSVRYRDEAGKPQTAATLNGTLATTRWIVAILENHQQPDGSVVLPEALAGLVGTDVLRP, from the coding sequence GTGATCGACCTCAAGATTCTGCGGGACGACCCGGACCTCGTACGCACTTCTCAGCGCAAGCGTGGGGAGGACCCCGGACTCGTCGACACCCTGCTCGACGCCGACACGTCGCGTCGCGCCGCGATCGCCGAGGCGGATGCCCTGCGGTCCGAGCAGAAGACGCTCGGCAAACAGGTGGGCAAGGCCTCCGCCGACGAGCGGCCCGCGTTGCTCGCGCAGGGCAAAGAATTGGCCGACCGGGTCAAGGCCGCGTCGTCCACCGAGGCCGACGCGCAGGCTGCGATGACCGCGGCGCACCGGGCGATCGGCAACATCGTCGCCGACCCGGCGCCCGCGGGCGGTGAGGACGACTATGTGGTCCTCGAGCATGTCGGTGAGCCCACCGAGATCGCCGACCCGAAGGACCACCTCGAGATCGGTGAGTCGCTCGGCCTGCTCGACATGGAGCGCGGCGCCAAGGTGTCCGGCTCACGCTTTTACTTCCTGACCGGCAACGGCGCGCTGCTCCAGCTCGCGCTCCTGCAGCTCGCGGCGCGGCTCGCCACGGCCAACGGGTTCACCATGATGATCCCGCCGGTGCTGGTGCGCCCGGAGGTCATGGAGGGGACCGGGTTCCTCGGCGCGCACTCCGCGGAGATCTACCACCTGCCCGACGACGACCTCTACCTCGTCGGCACGTCCGAGGTGCCCATGGCCGGGTACCACATGAACGAGATCCTCGACCTGTCGTCGGGGCCGAAACGCTATGCGGGATGGTCGAGCTGCTTCCGGCGCGAGGCCGGCAGTTACGGCAAGGACACCCGCGGCATCATCCGCGTGCACCAGTTCGACAAGGTCGAGGGCTTCGTCTACTGCAAGCCCGAGGACGCCGAGGCCGAGCACCAGAAGCTGCTGGGGTGGCAGAAGGAGATGCTCGCGGCGATCGACGTCCCCTACCGCGTCATCGACACCGCGGGTGGCGATCTCGGATCGTCTGCAGCGCGCAAGTTCGACTGCGAGGCATGGGTTCCCACGCAGAACACCTACCGAGAGCTGACCTCGACGTCGAACTGCACCACGTATCAGGCGCGGCGGCTGTCCGTCCGCTACCGCGACGAGGCGGGCAAGCCCCAGACCGCCGCGACGCTCAACGGGACGCTGGCCACCACGCGCTGGATCGTGGCGATCCTGGAGAACCATCAGCAGCCCGACGGCAGCGTGGTGCTGCCGGAGGCGTTGGCTGGGTTGGTCGGAACCGACGTCCTGCGGCCGTGA
- a CDS encoding Rv0361 family membrane protein, whose translation MATRARLGLRAMHRRLAICVLATITLVSAACGDDARPSAASTRPSAQTTTSLVRDAPSPASTTTPAAELVTAVTAYVRARNGTDPQAYRDSMCASVRDAAAIRQPKVAVVVDRVDDVRVDGRTATVTVDLGYSVTPGEILHSVRGVEWTFLREGDQWKQCSPPAFGSATG comes from the coding sequence ATGGCTACACGCGCACGGCTGGGGCTGAGGGCCATGCATCGCCGGCTCGCGATCTGCGTCCTCGCCACGATCACGCTGGTGTCAGCGGCCTGCGGAGACGACGCACGCCCGTCTGCCGCATCGACGAGGCCATCCGCGCAGACCACGACATCCTTGGTCCGGGATGCCCCATCTCCCGCCTCGACCACCACACCAGCGGCCGAACTAGTCACCGCCGTCACCGCCTATGTTCGGGCCCGCAACGGAACTGATCCGCAGGCCTATCGCGATTCGATGTGCGCGTCGGTACGTGATGCCGCCGCGATCCGGCAGCCGAAGGTCGCGGTGGTGGTGGATCGTGTCGATGACGTGCGCGTCGACGGTCGGACCGCCACGGTCACGGTGGACCTCGGTTACTCCGTCACGCCGGGCGAGATCCTCCACTCGGTCCGCGGAGTCGAATGGACCTTCCTTCGGGAGGGCGATCAGTGGAAACAGTGCTCTCCGCCTGCTTTCGGCAGCGCGACCGGCTGA
- a CDS encoding ankyrin repeat domain-containing protein, with product MSFDDANRPDAVDDPELAELAGRLFDMARSGDTASLVSYVQAGVPVNLTNQTGDTLLMLAAYHGHAEAVTALLGLGADVDRPNDKNQTPLAGAVFKSHDDVVGALVSAGASPDAGTPTARDAAVMFGREDYATLWASRMQRERPQ from the coding sequence ATGAGCTTCGACGATGCCAACCGTCCCGACGCGGTCGACGATCCCGAGCTCGCCGAGCTCGCCGGTCGGCTGTTCGACATGGCCCGTTCCGGCGACACCGCCTCGCTGGTGTCGTACGTGCAGGCCGGTGTGCCGGTGAACCTGACCAACCAGACCGGCGACACTCTGCTGATGTTGGCGGCCTATCACGGGCACGCCGAGGCGGTGACCGCGTTGTTGGGGCTCGGCGCGGACGTCGACCGGCCCAACGACAAGAATCAGACGCCGTTGGCGGGTGCGGTGTTCAAGTCACATGACGACGTGGTGGGCGCGCTGGTCTCCGCGGGGGCCAGCCCGGATGCAGGTACGCCCACCGCGCGCGACGCGGCCGTGATGTTCGGTCGCGAGGACTACGCGACGCTGTGGGCGTCGCGAATGCAGCGTGAGCGGCCGCAGTAG
- a CDS encoding septum formation family protein produces MSTPPDPTDSGSAHRFGWLRAHPLRTVLAAIVLGAIVCGGIVLLTNSDSDTGAVAKTDIGADDRGPAKNAFNQSVAGDCLTWPSGNPGKPSKIGCGGEHLFEVAGSIDTSVYPGSQFGKKAPWPGTQKFVALRDQNCPAQVRSYLNGRFDPNGRFSVGMMYPSQAQWDDGERTLRCGVQYTNSAGELMPFLGRVADQDQALQWAPGTCIGINQQTRQPTDPVDCAEQHAFQVTGLVNLGTRFGAAGSGRPWPTVAQQNAYLTSTCPGITNTFLGGRAAFTKTTLNVQWSTVSQVSWLTGTRTAVCYIGLPDEKGFATLVGDAKGGLLINGKVPAPPPAEPPGRLNPTPVPNAPGLQPNPTELPAPVG; encoded by the coding sequence ATGTCCACACCCCCCGACCCCACAGACTCCGGATCCGCACACCGCTTCGGATGGCTCCGGGCCCATCCCCTGCGCACGGTCCTCGCGGCCATCGTGCTGGGCGCGATCGTCTGCGGCGGCATCGTGTTGCTCACCAACTCCGACTCCGACACCGGCGCCGTCGCCAAGACCGACATCGGTGCCGACGACCGCGGTCCGGCCAAGAACGCGTTCAACCAGTCCGTGGCCGGCGACTGCCTCACCTGGCCGTCGGGCAACCCGGGCAAGCCCAGCAAGATCGGGTGTGGCGGCGAGCACCTCTTCGAGGTGGCGGGGTCGATCGACACCAGCGTCTATCCGGGCAGCCAGTTCGGCAAGAAGGCCCCATGGCCCGGTACCCAGAAGTTCGTCGCCCTGCGCGACCAGAACTGCCCGGCGCAGGTCCGCTCGTACCTGAACGGCCGGTTCGACCCGAACGGCCGGTTCTCGGTCGGGATGATGTACCCGTCGCAGGCGCAGTGGGACGACGGTGAACGCACCCTGCGGTGCGGGGTGCAGTACACGAACTCGGCCGGCGAGCTGATGCCGTTCCTCGGCCGCGTCGCCGACCAGGACCAGGCGCTGCAGTGGGCCCCTGGCACCTGCATCGGGATCAACCAGCAGACCCGCCAGCCCACCGACCCCGTCGACTGCGCCGAACAGCACGCCTTCCAGGTGACCGGTCTGGTGAATCTCGGGACCCGGTTCGGCGCCGCGGGCTCCGGTCGCCCCTGGCCCACCGTCGCCCAGCAGAACGCCTACCTGACCTCGACCTGCCCGGGGATCACCAACACCTTCCTGGGTGGTCGCGCGGCGTTCACCAAGACCACCCTCAACGTCCAGTGGTCGACGGTCAGTCAGGTCAGCTGGCTGACCGGGACCCGCACCGCCGTCTGCTACATCGGCCTGCCGGACGAGAAGGGCTTCGCGACGCTCGTCGGCGACGCGAAGGGCGGACTGCTCATCAACGGCAAGGTCCCGGCGCCGCCGCCGGCCGAGCCGCCGGGCCGCCTCAACCCGACCCCGGTCCCCAACGCACCCGGACTGCAACCCAACCCCACCGAACTCCCCGCCCCGGTCGGCTGA
- a CDS encoding alpha/beta fold hydrolase — MGYVTTVGTENSAPIELYYEDHGTGQPVVLIHGYPLDGSSWERQTTALLDAGYRVITYDRRGFGRSSRPTIGHDYDTYAADLKAVLDQLDLNQVVLVGFSMGTGEVGRYLGRYGSSRVAKAVFLGSLEPYLLKTDDNPAGVPQDVFNGLLDAVKGDRYAFFTEFFKNFFNTDDFLGNRLSQEALDANTQLAYNASPWASVAAQPTWLTDFREDIKKIDVPALIVHGTADNILPIDSTGREFTKALPDAEYIEIEGAPHGLLWTHHDEVNKALLEFIAK; from the coding sequence ATGGGCTACGTCACCACCGTGGGAACCGAGAATTCCGCTCCGATCGAGCTGTACTACGAGGATCACGGCACCGGTCAGCCGGTCGTGCTGATCCACGGATACCCGCTCGACGGTTCGTCCTGGGAGCGTCAGACCACGGCGCTGCTCGACGCCGGGTACCGCGTCATCACCTATGACCGCCGCGGGTTCGGCCGCTCCAGCCGTCCGACCATCGGCCACGACTACGACACCTACGCCGCCGACCTGAAGGCCGTTCTCGATCAGCTCGACCTGAACCAGGTCGTCCTCGTCGGATTCTCGATGGGCACCGGCGAAGTGGGCCGCTACCTCGGCAGGTACGGATCCTCACGCGTCGCGAAGGCCGTTTTCCTCGGATCGCTCGAGCCCTACCTCCTCAAGACCGACGACAACCCCGCCGGCGTCCCACAGGACGTGTTCAACGGACTCCTGGACGCCGTCAAGGGCGATCGCTACGCGTTCTTCACCGAGTTCTTCAAGAACTTCTTCAACACCGACGACTTCCTCGGCAACCGCCTGAGCCAGGAGGCGCTCGACGCCAACACCCAGCTCGCGTACAACGCGTCGCCGTGGGCATCGGTCGCCGCGCAGCCGACGTGGCTCACCGACTTCCGTGAGGACATCAAGAAGATCGATGTCCCGGCGCTGATCGTGCACGGCACCGCCGACAACATCCTGCCGATCGACTCGACCGGCCGTGAGTTCACCAAGGCGCTGCCCGATGCGGAGTACATCGAGATCGAGGGTGCTCCCCACGGCCTGCTGTGGACCCATCACGACGAGGTCAACAAGGCGCTCCTCGAATTCATCGCGAAGTGA
- a CDS encoding NifU family protein produces MIPIHPETIPGSAQELRWVMPAGTLDFVGDVVTAPASIQSLVDSGVIASMVVEPTAVRIRLGENHSWRSDGGAVRSALGAALTEPGAWAPIAETRPDDVLRAAVAEVVQGEVGDYIRSHGGRLDVVSVADGNVAVALGGTCAHCPASDVTLTDRFENAVRERFPALVGVTAAADPGIAGGRRLLGLFPSRPC; encoded by the coding sequence GTGATCCCGATCCATCCCGAGACCATCCCCGGCTCGGCGCAGGAACTGCGCTGGGTGATGCCCGCCGGGACCCTGGACTTCGTCGGTGATGTCGTGACCGCGCCTGCATCGATACAGTCGCTTGTCGACTCCGGTGTCATCGCGTCGATGGTCGTCGAGCCGACTGCGGTTCGGATCAGATTGGGCGAGAACCATTCCTGGCGGTCCGATGGCGGCGCTGTCCGTTCCGCCCTCGGTGCCGCACTGACCGAGCCCGGTGCGTGGGCGCCGATCGCCGAGACGCGGCCCGACGACGTCTTGCGGGCCGCGGTGGCCGAGGTCGTGCAGGGAGAGGTCGGGGACTACATCCGTTCGCACGGCGGACGCCTCGACGTCGTGTCGGTCGCCGACGGCAACGTCGCCGTCGCGCTCGGCGGCACGTGCGCTCACTGCCCCGCGTCCGACGTCACCCTCACCGACCGTTTCGAAAACGCTGTGCGCGAACGCTTCCCCGCTCTCGTCGGTGTCACCGCGGCGGCAGACCCCGGTATCGCCGGCGGCCGACGACTGCTCGGACTGTTCCCCAGCCGCCCATGCTGA
- a CDS encoding VOC family protein — translation MTENTAAATGHHTVEGRPNGSSSLTPHIVVTPARAAIEFYRDVFGAEVDSVTEMGGVVAHAELGFPLGRLTLGEPMADYGLVAPDAGAPVVYSLAIYVTDTDSVVARAMAAGATIREEATTFVSGDRFASILDPFGVRWSVMTRVEDLSAEESERRVAEWAANQSTSG, via the coding sequence ATGACCGAGAACACCGCTGCCGCAACCGGACACCACACCGTCGAGGGTCGCCCGAACGGGTCGAGCTCACTGACGCCACACATCGTCGTGACGCCGGCGCGTGCGGCGATTGAATTCTATCGAGACGTGTTCGGGGCCGAGGTGGACTCGGTGACCGAGATGGGTGGGGTGGTGGCCCATGCCGAGCTCGGGTTCCCGCTGGGCCGCCTGACGCTGGGTGAGCCGATGGCCGACTACGGACTGGTCGCGCCCGATGCCGGTGCGCCGGTGGTCTACTCGCTGGCGATCTACGTGACCGACACCGATTCCGTCGTCGCACGTGCGATGGCGGCCGGGGCGACGATCCGCGAGGAGGCGACCACCTTCGTCTCCGGTGACCGCTTCGCATCCATCCTCGATCCGTTCGGTGTCCGGTGGTCGGTGATGACACGGGTGGAAGACCTGTCTGCCGAGGAGAGCGAGCGGCGCGTCGCGGAGTGGGCGGCGAATCAGTCCACGTCGGGGTGA
- a CDS encoding TetR/AcrR family transcriptional regulator, translating into MDTTRTAILDAADRLYYERGIQQVGIDELRSASGVSLKRLYSEFPGKNAIVLAVLERRHAMWVEGLDVAARGEESPRGKLLAIFDFLADWFITDQFRGCAFINAFGELGGSSPEIATVARAHKQSFQDYVDSLVADAGGTIPLARQLVLLAEGAQTTSAISGRPEAAVHAKAAAAVLISAALD; encoded by the coding sequence ATGGACACCACGCGGACCGCGATCCTCGACGCAGCCGACCGGCTGTATTACGAGCGCGGGATCCAGCAGGTCGGCATCGACGAACTGCGGAGCGCATCCGGCGTCTCGCTCAAGCGGCTCTACAGCGAGTTCCCGGGCAAGAACGCGATCGTTCTGGCGGTGCTCGAGCGCAGGCACGCGATGTGGGTCGAGGGCCTCGATGTCGCCGCGCGCGGTGAGGAATCGCCGCGCGGCAAGCTGCTGGCGATCTTCGACTTCCTCGCCGACTGGTTCATCACCGACCAGTTCCGTGGGTGCGCGTTCATCAACGCGTTCGGCGAGCTCGGCGGGTCGTCGCCGGAGATAGCGACTGTCGCGCGCGCGCACAAACAGAGCTTCCAGGACTACGTGGACTCCCTCGTCGCCGATGCCGGTGGCACCATCCCCCTGGCGCGCCAGCTCGTCCTGCTCGCCGAGGGCGCACAGACCACCTCGGCGATCAGCGGACGACCCGAGGCGGCAGTGCACGCCAAGGCCGCTGCGGCCGTTCTCATCTCGGCCGCGTTGGACTGA
- a CDS encoding histidine phosphatase family protein, producing MGSLHLVRHGQTTSNVMARLDTRLPGAGLTDFGARQAVRFALERPRAAPGALYCSYARRARETADLIGSVWGIEAQPIEGIHEVQVGDLEDRNDKPSVDGFADLIKQWYAGMTDLSIGNSDTLDTLFDRYLPVIERLRVTHLTDPEAPDIYVVSHGAAIRLVAAHLANVDENYALEHALPNTGSIELSHSGGSWDCVHWGGDVPTRPTEGTRTSDPMG from the coding sequence ATGGGCTCGCTGCACCTGGTCCGGCACGGCCAGACCACCTCGAACGTCATGGCGCGCCTGGACACCCGCCTGCCCGGCGCCGGTCTCACCGATTTCGGTGCGCGACAGGCCGTGCGGTTCGCGCTGGAACGTCCCCGCGCTGCGCCGGGCGCGCTGTACTGCTCGTACGCGCGGCGTGCCCGCGAGACCGCCGACCTGATCGGGTCGGTCTGGGGGATCGAGGCACAACCGATCGAGGGCATCCACGAGGTGCAGGTCGGCGACCTCGAGGACCGCAACGACAAGCCGTCCGTCGACGGCTTCGCCGACCTGATCAAGCAGTGGTACGCCGGGATGACCGACCTGTCCATCGGCAACAGCGACACCCTCGACACGCTCTTCGACCGCTACCTGCCGGTGATCGAACGGCTCCGCGTCACTCACCTGACCGACCCGGAGGCCCCGGACATATACGTGGTGAGTCACGGCGCGGCGATTCGGTTGGTGGCCGCGCACCTCGCGAACGTCGACGAGAACTACGCGCTCGAGCACGCCCTGCCCAACACCGGCTCGATCGAACTCAGCCACAGCGGTGGATCCTGGGATTGCGTGCACTGGGGTGGCGACGTCCCCACCCGCCCGACCGAGGGAACCCGCACCAGCGACCCGATGGGCTGA
- a CDS encoding metallopeptidase family protein has translation MTEREFEELVSDALDTIPTELAEAMNNVVVLVDGHHPEEPDLLGLYEGVALTDRDTMYAGALPDTITIYREPLLAMCSDRDQVIDEVAITVVHEIAHHFGIDDAWLHAHGWG, from the coding sequence ATGACCGAGCGCGAGTTCGAGGAACTCGTGTCGGACGCGCTGGACACCATCCCCACCGAGCTCGCCGAGGCGATGAACAACGTCGTCGTGCTGGTCGACGGCCATCATCCCGAGGAGCCCGACCTGCTCGGTCTGTACGAGGGGGTCGCGCTCACCGACCGCGACACGATGTACGCCGGGGCGCTGCCCGACACGATCACCATCTATCGCGAACCGCTGTTGGCGATGTGTTCCGACCGCGACCAGGTGATCGACGAGGTCGCCATCACCGTGGTCCACGAGATCGCCCACCACTTCGGCATCGACGACGCATGGCTACACGCGCACGGCTGGGGCTGA
- the pheA gene encoding prephenate dehydratase, which yields MSAIAYFGPSGTFTEMALDRLLDEVVPAHGHPEIAADSIRRSASSPPAVIDLVRTGAVDFGCVPMESSVEGAVPATMDALVAGSRVQIFAETVLDIAFTVATRADTDAITTVAAYPVAAGQTRESLERLYPSARIIPAASNAAAAADVAQGRADAALTTALAARMHGLTVIADGVADSADATTRFVLLGQPAPVPPRTGDDRTSVVLDLANEPGSLMRAMSEFAGRGIDLTRIESRPRRSERGYYFYLDAAGHIDDAAMTEALAALHAYARNVTFLGSWPAARGNGAAPPDHSTSQAWVESLRNGRS from the coding sequence GTGTCCGCCATCGCCTACTTCGGTCCGTCCGGGACGTTCACCGAGATGGCGTTGGACCGACTGCTCGACGAGGTCGTCCCCGCACACGGACATCCCGAGATCGCCGCCGACTCCATCCGCCGGTCGGCGAGCAGTCCGCCCGCGGTGATCGATCTGGTGCGAACGGGCGCTGTCGATTTCGGGTGTGTGCCGATGGAGAGTTCGGTGGAGGGCGCCGTTCCGGCGACCATGGATGCGCTCGTCGCGGGCAGTCGCGTGCAGATCTTCGCCGAGACCGTTCTCGACATCGCGTTCACCGTCGCGACCCGCGCCGACACCGACGCGATCACCACCGTCGCGGCCTATCCCGTCGCCGCGGGCCAGACCCGCGAGAGCCTGGAACGCCTCTACCCGTCGGCACGGATCATCCCGGCGGCGTCGAACGCCGCGGCCGCGGCCGATGTGGCGCAGGGCCGGGCCGACGCCGCGCTGACCACGGCGCTGGCCGCCCGGATGCACGGGCTGACCGTCATCGCCGACGGTGTCGCCGACTCCGCCGATGCGACGACACGTTTCGTGTTGCTCGGTCAACCCGCACCGGTGCCGCCGCGCACCGGTGACGACCGCACGTCGGTCGTCCTCGACCTGGCGAACGAGCCGGGGTCGTTGATGCGGGCGATGAGCGAATTCGCCGGTCGCGGAATCGATCTGACCCGCATCGAATCGCGCCCTCGTCGCAGCGAGCGGGGCTACTACTTCTACCTCGACGCGGCCGGGCACATCGACGACGCCGCGATGACCGAGGCGCTCGCCGCGCTACATGCCTACGCTCGAAACGTGACCTTCCTCGGATCCTGGCCCGCCGCCCGCGGCAACGGTGCGGCTCCCCCTGACCACAGCACCTCGCAGGCCTGGGTCGAGTCGTTGCGGAACGGGCGGAGCTGA
- a CDS encoding tautomerase family protein produces MPLVHIHLIEDRRDAAAVRRIADVVQEVLREHFAAPPRDRYQLISEHKPGHIIAEDTGLGLERTDDIVLIQIVQQGRTSDQKQATYRALADRLHDECGLAGADLIVSVVENTQADWSFGNGVAQFLTGDL; encoded by the coding sequence GTGCCACTCGTCCACATTCATCTGATCGAGGATCGCCGCGACGCGGCCGCCGTACGGCGCATCGCCGACGTCGTGCAGGAGGTGCTGCGTGAGCACTTCGCCGCCCCTCCCCGCGATCGGTACCAGCTGATCAGCGAGCACAAGCCGGGCCACATCATCGCCGAGGACACCGGACTCGGGCTCGAACGCACCGACGACATCGTCCTGATCCAGATCGTCCAGCAGGGACGCACCTCGGACCAGAAGCAGGCGACCTACCGAGCGCTGGCCGACCGACTCCACGACGAGTGCGGCCTGGCCGGTGCCGATCTCATCGTCTCGGTCGTCGAGAACACGCAGGCGGACTGGTCGTTCGGCAACGGCGTGGCCCAGTTCCTCACCGGCGACCTCTGA
- a CDS encoding AraC family transcriptional regulator, producing the protein MTDGPELGVANRGHINAGSPATVFDRYPIGLPDLVRQVWTVRYSVPDEPLHQRVLGYPAVNVVFEPTVAALYGPQQRVGVRTLTGDGWAVGLLFRPAATPLLTDTHAVELVGAEEPISIPDHHRIAVEMSRIMDRPRDAAVDRAEITEIMRSWLEPVAEKVTEAGHLANHASQIAEMRDDILTTSALADEVHASTRTVERVVREHTGFGPKWLIECRRMQRAATTLFAHPDTALAGLAADLGFADHAHFSRRYRSIVGETPDETRRAGRAAGT; encoded by the coding sequence GTGACCGACGGCCCTGAACTCGGTGTCGCGAACCGCGGGCACATCAACGCCGGCTCGCCGGCCACCGTGTTCGACCGATACCCCATCGGACTGCCCGATCTCGTGCGCCAGGTGTGGACGGTGCGCTACTCCGTCCCGGACGAGCCACTGCATCAGCGGGTCCTGGGCTACCCGGCGGTGAACGTGGTGTTCGAGCCCACCGTCGCCGCCCTCTACGGACCGCAGCAGCGGGTCGGCGTGCGCACGCTCACCGGTGACGGCTGGGCCGTCGGACTCCTGTTCCGGCCGGCGGCCACCCCGCTGCTCACCGACACCCACGCCGTCGAGCTGGTCGGCGCCGAAGAACCGATCTCGATCCCGGATCACCATCGGATCGCCGTGGAGATGTCCCGGATCATGGACCGCCCGCGTGATGCCGCTGTCGACCGCGCCGAGATCACCGAGATCATGCGGTCGTGGCTGGAGCCGGTGGCCGAGAAGGTCACCGAAGCGGGACACCTCGCCAACCACGCCTCACAGATCGCCGAGATGCGCGACGACATCCTCACCACTTCGGCCCTGGCCGACGAGGTCCACGCGTCGACCCGCACCGTCGAACGCGTGGTTCGCGAGCACACCGGTTTCGGGCCGAAGTGGCTGATCGAGTGCCGCCGGATGCAGCGGGCCGCGACCACCCTGTTCGCCCACCCCGACACGGCCCTGGCCGGACTCGCCGCCGATCTCGGCTTCGCCGACCACGCGCACTTCTCCCGGCGCTACCGGTCGATTGTCGGCGAGACCCCCGACGAGACCCGTCGCGCCGGTCGGGCTGCGGGCACCTAG